From the genome of Pseudomonas sihuiensis:
AGAAACAGTAGCCGTGCTTCGTTGGCCAGTTCGTCGGCTACGCGCTGCAACGGGTCGGTTTTCCCGGTATGGCGCAGCATGCGTTGCTGCACTTCCTGCAGGAACGCATGAACATGCACGCGGCGCTTGGCCTGACAGGGGGCAGCCTGAAACAGCGCCTCCAGCACCAGGCTCTTGCCACGCCCGACACCGCCCCACAGGTAGGCGCCAGCCGCAGGCCGACGCCGCCAGCCAGACGGCCGCAGGCGTGCCTGCAGCCAATCGGCCAGGCGGCCTAGCATCCGTTGCTGGGCATCGTCCAGATGCAGGCCACGCGCCTCGATGAAGCGCGCGGCCTGCGAGCACAAATCAGAAGTCAAAGAAGACCGTCTCGCCCTCACCCTGAATGCGGATATCGAAGCGATAGGCCGGCTTGCCATCGACTTCGCAGCGCTTGGCGATCAGCGTCTCGCGGCGCTGCGGCTGCTCGATCAGGTTGAGCACCGGATCCTTGGCGTTGGCCTCGGCCTCATCCTCGAAATACAGGCGAGTATTGAGGTGGATGTTGATGCCCCGGGCGAACAGCGCGACGTTGACGTGCGGCGCCATCGGCACGCCGGCGGCGTTGCGCACCACGCCCGGCTTGACCGTATAGGCGGTCCACTCGCTACCAGCATCGAAGGTGGTGGCGGTACGACCGAAACCGTTGAACGCTTTGGACTGGTCGTAATCCTCGTCGTACTGGCCCTGGTGGTCGGCCTGCCAGAGTTCGAGGAAGGCGTCGCGCACCAGGTGGCCGTTGCCGTCATAGACATGGCCAACCAGCACGATGTGCTCGCCGGGCGCGTCGGGCCCCGCCATCTGGTTCCAGATTTCCTGCTCACGGGTCGGGTTGCCGGCCGCGGCCAGGGCCAGGCCGATGTGCACGTAGGGGCCGGCGGTCTGCGAGGGGGTTTCCGGCAGTAATTCAACAGGCATGGTCATCCTCCTATGAGCCTGCTCAGGATCTCGCGAGCTAGAGCCAGACAAGGCAAAAAGGGCTGATGAACGGACTGGGCTCGCACTCGAGTTTACGAGTAGTAAATGAGCATTCCGAAGCCGTTTTTAACGCCGTCTGGCCGACGCGCAGCAGATCCTGGGCGGCTCATCAGTTGTTTTCGAAATGGGTTTTCCGCTGGCCGCGCAACACGATATCGAAGCGGTAGGCCAGGCAGTCCATGGGGTTGGCCGTGCTCATGTCCAGCTTGGCAATCAGCGTCTGCACCGCATCCGGGTTGGCGATCGCCTTGACGATCGGGCACAGCGGAATCAATGGATCACCCTCGAAATACAGCTGGGTGATCAGACGCGTGGCGATCGACGGGCCGTTGAGCGAGAAGTGGATGTGCGCCGGACGCCAGTCGTTGGGGTTGTTGCGCCACGGATAGGGGCCGGGCTTGATGGTGCGGAAGATGTAACGACCTTCGCTGTCGGTCAGGGCGCGGCCGACACCGCCGAAGTTGGGGTCGAGCGGCGCCAGGTAGCGGTCGTTCTTGTGCCGGTAACGGCCGCCGGCGTTGGCCTGCCACATTTCCACCAGGGTATGCGGGATCGGCTTGCCGTACTGGTCCATCACCCGGCCGGCGACGATGATGCGCTCGCCGATGGGCAGGCCACCGTTGTTGAAGTTCAGCAGCAGGTCGTTGTCGTGCTCGGCGAACTTCAGGTGCGAGAAGTCCGGGCCGGTGGTCTCGGAGATCGACTGCGGGATGCTCACCAGCGCCTGGCGCGGCGAACGGGCGATGGAGGTCTTGTAGTCGGGCGTCAGGGCTTTGGGGTGCCAGTTGCGGTCACGAATGACGAAACGGCGATTGTCCTCGGCAGGCATGGTGCGCTCCTGTTGTGAGTATTGTGGAGTC
Proteins encoded in this window:
- the pcaG gene encoding protocatechuate 3,4-dioxygenase subunit alpha; its protein translation is MPVELLPETPSQTAGPYVHIGLALAAAGNPTREQEIWNQMAGPDAPGEHIVLVGHVYDGNGHLVRDAFLELWQADHQGQYDEDYDQSKAFNGFGRTATTFDAGSEWTAYTVKPGVVRNAAGVPMAPHVNVALFARGINIHLNTRLYFEDEAEANAKDPVLNLIEQPQRRETLIAKRCEVDGKPAYRFDIRIQGEGETVFFDF
- the pcaH gene encoding protocatechuate 3,4-dioxygenase subunit beta translates to MPAEDNRRFVIRDRNWHPKALTPDYKTSIARSPRQALVSIPQSISETTGPDFSHLKFAEHDNDLLLNFNNGGLPIGERIIVAGRVMDQYGKPIPHTLVEMWQANAGGRYRHKNDRYLAPLDPNFGGVGRALTDSEGRYIFRTIKPGPYPWRNNPNDWRPAHIHFSLNGPSIATRLITQLYFEGDPLIPLCPIVKAIANPDAVQTLIAKLDMSTANPMDCLAYRFDIVLRGQRKTHFENN